From a single Pseudophryne corroboree isolate aPseCor3 chromosome 6, aPseCor3.hap2, whole genome shotgun sequence genomic region:
- the MRPS33 gene encoding small ribosomal subunit protein mS33 isoform X2, whose amino-acid sequence MCRSHGGRLSGRTSVRLCFPSPAAHEPVARLLGLQRTQIESRRGFPSSNLAMSSLSAYAIRMSRLSARIFGEVVKPTDTRSMKVVKLFGEQPLAKRKGVYDWYPPHNIYGPLMRNLRLLGLYRDEHEDFKDEMKRLRRLRGKGPPKKGEGKRAMKKK is encoded by the exons ATGTGTCGCTCACATGGGGGAAGGCTTTCCGGGAGGACCAGTGTGCGTCTCTGTTTTCCGTCCCCCGCAGCTCATGAGCCGGTTGCACGCCTGCTGGGGTTACAGAGGACACAGATAGAGAGCAGG CGAGGGTTCCCCAGCAGCAACCTCGCCATGTCCTCTCTATCGGCCTACGCTATCCGAATGTCGCGCCTGAGCGCCAGGATCTTTGGAGAGGTGGTGAAGCCGACTGACACCCGCTCAATGAAAGTAGTTAAGCTTTTCGGTGAGCAGCCGCTTGCTAAAAGGAAAGGGGTCTATGACTGGTACCCGCCGCACAATATCTATGGGCCCCTGATGCGCAATCTGAGGCTTCTTGGGCTTTACAG GGACGAGCATGAGGACTTTAAGGACGAAATGAAACGTTTGCGACGACTGCGTGGTAAAGGTCCGCCCAAGAAGGGTGAAGGCAAGAGAGCCATGAAGAAGAAATAA
- the MRPS33 gene encoding small ribosomal subunit protein mS33 isoform X1, whose protein sequence is MCRSHGGRLSGRTSVRLCFPSPAAHEPVARLLGLQRTQIESRQRGFPSSNLAMSSLSAYAIRMSRLSARIFGEVVKPTDTRSMKVVKLFGEQPLAKRKGVYDWYPPHNIYGPLMRNLRLLGLYRDEHEDFKDEMKRLRRLRGKGPPKKGEGKRAMKKK, encoded by the exons ATGTGTCGCTCACATGGGGGAAGGCTTTCCGGGAGGACCAGTGTGCGTCTCTGTTTTCCGTCCCCCGCAGCTCATGAGCCGGTTGCACGCCTGCTGGGGTTACAGAGGACACAGATAGAGAGCAGG CAGCGAGGGTTCCCCAGCAGCAACCTCGCCATGTCCTCTCTATCGGCCTACGCTATCCGAATGTCGCGCCTGAGCGCCAGGATCTTTGGAGAGGTGGTGAAGCCGACTGACACCCGCTCAATGAAAGTAGTTAAGCTTTTCGGTGAGCAGCCGCTTGCTAAAAGGAAAGGGGTCTATGACTGGTACCCGCCGCACAATATCTATGGGCCCCTGATGCGCAATCTGAGGCTTCTTGGGCTTTACAG GGACGAGCATGAGGACTTTAAGGACGAAATGAAACGTTTGCGACGACTGCGTGGTAAAGGTCCGCCCAAGAAGGGTGAAGGCAAGAGAGCCATGAAGAAGAAATAA